The Bacillus sp. BGMRC 2118 genomic sequence TCTTTTCTCAGTTCTATCGATCATATTCCTATTCTTTGGCTAGGCTCAGTTTAGTGCTTTAAACTCTATCATAACGTTATTAAACTAATCTTTCTCAATAGTTAAATAACTGATTACTACATTTTACAATTGAATAGTTTGTTAAAAGTCTAAATATCTATTTGTAGTAGATTTTATTCTGCGGGTCTATGTAAGTCTTTTATAATCCATTTAACTGCTTCTACTAAATCTACTGCAATATGATCTGGTTCAACTTCTTTCCATTTATCGCGATGTGTAGTAAGGGAATACTCTCCCCAACCCGTTTTAACTAGGACTTTCTTTGTTCCTGCAAGGTTAGCTGCTATCATATCTGAACTACCAGTATCGCCTACAACATAACACTTACTAAGATTTAAATTGTATTTTTCTTTTGCCTTTAACAATAGACCTATATTTGGTTTTTGACATTCACAATGATCTTCAGGCTTATGAGGACAATAGAATATATCATCCAAAAAGGCAGCTTGCTTTGCTAATTCCTCTTTCATCATCTCAAAACCTTTTAATAGTTCTTCTTCAGTAAAATAACCTCTGCCTACTCTAGTTTGATTTGTAAAGAGGAATACCTTTATTCCTAATTCATTTAGCTGTCTAATGGATTTTGCAGAGAATTCGTACATTGAAAATTCAAATGGATGTATGCCTCCACCATTACCTCCA encodes the following:
- a CDS encoding HAD-IIIA family hydrolase → MKAVFLDRDGTIGGNGGGIHPFEFSMYEFSAKSIRQLNELGIKVFLFTNQTRVGRGYFTEEELLKGFEMMKEELAKQAAFLDDIFYCPHKPEDHCECQKPNIGLLLKAKEKYNLNLSKCYVVGDTGSSDMIAANLAGTKKVLVKTGWGEYSLTTHRDKWKEVEPDHIAVDLVEAVKWIIKDLHRPAE